The Filimonas lacunae genomic sequence GGATAGCTATAAGCCCGATTACGAAAAATACCTGCCTTTTATAGGTGACGGCTACGAGTTTGCCGAGCTGCTGAGTGAGCTATTAGGCGAGCTGAACGTGAGCCATAGCGGGGCTGCTTATTATGGCAGTGGTGGCAGTGGCGATGTAACTGCTTCGTTAGGTGCTTTTTACAGCTATGCGCACCAGGGCAATGGGGTGTTGATTGAAGAAGTGCTGAAAGGAGGTCCGCTGGACAAGGCAGTATTTACGGTGAAGCCGGGTATGATCATTGAATCGATAGATGGTGAGGTGATTACACCGGATAAAGACCTGGCGCAATACCTCAACCGCAAAGCCGGCAAAAATGTGTTGCTGGTAATTGCTGATGGTGCTGTTAAAAAAGAGGTAACTGTAAAACCTGTTACGCCGGGTGAAGAAAGTGAACTGCTGTATAAAAGATGGGTGCGCCGTAACCAGGAAGAGGTAGATCGTTTAAGTAATGGCTCCCTGGGCTATGTGCATATTCCCGGCATGAACGATGGTGCTTACAGGGCCACTTTTGAAGAAATGATGGGCAAGTACATTAACCGGAAAGGTATTGTAATAGACACGCGTTTTAATGGCGGTGGCGACCTGGTAGCCGATCTGGCTATGTTTTTAGGTGGCAAGAAGTTTATGGATTATTCCACCGACACCCGCAGCAATGGGTATGAACCTAATTTCCGCTGGACCAAACCCAGCATTTCCCTGGCATGTGAATCTAATTACAGCGATGGGCATTGTTATGCCTTTACTTACCAGGAGTTAAAACTGGGCAAACTGGTAGGAATGCCGGTGCCAGGCACCTGTACATTTGCCGGCTGGGAAATGCTGCAGGAACCCGGCTTGCGCTGGGGCGTTCCGCCGCTGGGTTGTAAGGATATGAAAGGACAATACCTTGAAAATCATCAGACTGAGCCCGATATTAAAGTAATGAACGAGTATCAGGTTGCAGGTAAGGGTAAAGACCAGCAATTGGAAGCAGCCGTAACCGAGCTGCTGAAAGAAGTGAAATAAGAAAAAAAAGTATAGGGCGGGCTGTTTACCATCGTAGGCAGCCCGCCTTTATTTATCGGTGAAATAGGCACGTTTATACTGCTTAACAAGCCATTAGGTTAAGGATTGTATAATGTTAATCCCGCGGTGTAACATTTCTATCGATATGGTGTCTAATTTGCATTAGAATTAGCATTATGACAACCTTAAGAATAATCCTACTTTCTCTGCTCATGGCCGGCTTTACCCGCGCCGCCAATGCACAGCAGGGCGAATGGCCGAGGGTGATTAACTCCACCAACGGATCCATCATAAAAGTATACGAACCGCAGCCAGAATCTTTTTCGGGTAATATCTTAAAATCACGCGCAGCTGTCTCCTATCAGAAAGATGCCTCCAGCGAACCTGTTTTTGGTACGTTCTGGTCGGTAAGTATGGTAGAAACCGATAGGGACAACAGGCGCATCAGTGTGCAAAGCGCAAGGGTGCCCAACCTGAAGTTTCCGGACGAGGTAGATGCCAACACGCTCAGCTATGTAAAAACGAGCCTGGAAGCAGGACTGCCGGCAGTGGAAAAAGACCTGTCGCAGGATGTAATACTTACTTCCATCGATGCCAACGCCGATCAGAAAAAACTGTCGCAGGATTTAAGCAACAAAGCACCTAAAATCTATTATGCTACATCGCCTTCGATGCTGGTGCTGATTGATGGGGAGCCTAAGCTGAAAGAAAATAAAGACTGGGGCGTAAGCGCCGTAGTAAATACTCCTTTCACCATTGTGAAAAACAGTGACGGCAACTTTTACCTGTATGGTGCTAAAAAGTGGTTTAAAGCTACCAGCGCTAAAGGGCCATATGCTTATACAGAATCAACGCCTGCTAACTTAACCAAAGTAGCAACTGCGGTAGATAACCAAAACAACAGTGATGTAGGTTATCGCGATTCGGCTGATGTGGCACAGGCACAAAGTGATGCGGTTCCTGAAATTATAGTAAGCACGGTTCCGGCGGAATTAATACAAACCAATGGTAATCCATCGTTTGTAGAAATCCAGGGCACCAACCTGCAATATGCAGATAACTCACAACAGGATTTATTCCTGGATGCCGATACACAGCAATACTATGTGCTGTTATCGGGTCGCTGGTATAAAACGGATAAATTGAATGGCAGCTGGTCGTATGTAGCTTCTAACCAGTTACCGGCCGACTTTGCTAAAATTCCGGAAGGATCGCCAAAAGATAACGTGTTGGCCAGTGTGCCTGGTACCAGCGCTGCCCGTGAGGCGGTAATGGATGCCCAGATACCACAAACGGCTAAAGTAGACCGTCACTCCGCCAGCACTTCTGTTACCTACGATGGTCAGCCTAAATTTGAAGCCATCACTGGTACCGATTTAACGTATGCGGTAAACACGCAAAGCTCTGTATTAGGGTATAAAGGAAGATATTATAGTGTGGATAAAGGGGTATGGTTTGTGTCTGATAGTCCTGATGGCCCCTGGGCGGTAAGTACCGACAGGCCGGACGAAGTGGAGCAGATTCCACCAAGCAGCCCTGCTTACAACCTGAAATATGTGTATGTATATGATGCCACACCTGATTATGTGTACATGGGTTATACGCCCGGTTATTTAAACAACTACGTATATGGCGGTACAGTTATTTACGGTACCGGTTATAACTACTCTCCATGGTGGGGTAACTATTACTACGCCCGCCCATACACCTGGGGTTTTGGTGTAAGCTATAACCCATGGTGGGGTTGGAACCTTGGTTTTAACTATAGCTTTGGCTGGTTTAATATGGGCTGGGGTTATGGTGGTTATAACAACTGGGGCGGCTGGTGTGGTGGCTGGTGGGGCCCTTCCATTTATCGTCCTCCGTACCGTTACTATGGCGGTTACTCACATGGCGGTTATTATGGCCCGCACTATGGTGGCGGATACTATGGCGGTGGCAACCGTATGGGAAATTTCACCGGTGGCAGAAATGCAGGCGGTGGCCGTGATGGAGGCAGAATGGGAGGTCGTTATGCAGGTCAGGGAATGAATGGTGGCCGTTCAATCAACAACATTTATAACTACCGTAATGATGTGGTTACCAATGGTGGTGGCCGCGGAGCAGGCGGTAGAGATGGTGGTCGTGTAAACAACGGCGGTTTTAACGGTGGCAACAATGGTGGTTTTAATGGTGGCAGAGGTGGTGCCCGCCAGGACTTTAATGGTAATAATGGTGGCAATGGCTTCAGCAACGGTATTAACAACAGCGGTATGAATGGTGGCCGTGTAGCAGGCGGTAACCCCGGCGGTAATACAGCGGGTGGTGGCAGAGCAGCTAACGGTGGCGCTAATAATGGCCGTGTGTATACAGATGGTAACGGTAATGTATATCAACGTGGCAACCAGGGGCAATGGCAGCAACGCCAGCAAACCCAGTGGCAGCAGGTGGATAACAACCGCAGAGAAACCAT encodes the following:
- a CDS encoding DUF3300 domain-containing protein, which translates into the protein MTTLRIILLSLLMAGFTRAANAQQGEWPRVINSTNGSIIKVYEPQPESFSGNILKSRAAVSYQKDASSEPVFGTFWSVSMVETDRDNRRISVQSARVPNLKFPDEVDANTLSYVKTSLEAGLPAVEKDLSQDVILTSIDANADQKKLSQDLSNKAPKIYYATSPSMLVLIDGEPKLKENKDWGVSAVVNTPFTIVKNSDGNFYLYGAKKWFKATSAKGPYAYTESTPANLTKVATAVDNQNNSDVGYRDSADVAQAQSDAVPEIIVSTVPAELIQTNGNPSFVEIQGTNLQYADNSQQDLFLDADTQQYYVLLSGRWYKTDKLNGSWSYVASNQLPADFAKIPEGSPKDNVLASVPGTSAAREAVMDAQIPQTAKVDRHSASTSVTYDGQPKFEAITGTDLTYAVNTQSSVLGYKGRYYSVDKGVWFVSDSPDGPWAVSTDRPDEVEQIPPSSPAYNLKYVYVYDATPDYVYMGYTPGYLNNYVYGGTVIYGTGYNYSPWWGNYYYARPYTWGFGVSYNPWWGWNLGFNYSFGWFNMGWGYGGYNNWGGWCGGWWGPSIYRPPYRYYGGYSHGGYYGPHYGGGYYGGGNRMGNFTGGRNAGGGRDGGRMGGRYAGQGMNGGRSINNIYNYRNDVVTNGGGRGAGGRDGGRVNNGGFNGGNNGGFNGGRGGARQDFNGNNGGNGFSNGINNSGMNGGRVAGGNPGGNTAGGGRAANGGANNGRVYTDGNGNVYQRGNQGQWQQRQQTQWQQVDNNRRETIQGLNRQQQQMNRGEQRTQNFQQYRNSAPSGGYSRPSGGNPGGGGGRTFSAPSGGGGRSFSAPSGGGGGRSSGGGGGGRGGRH